A window of the bacterium genome harbors these coding sequences:
- a CDS encoding LysR family transcriptional regulator, with translation MRRPLPSTSMLLAFDMVARTGSFTAAARELNLTQGAISKQVIALEEQCGVALFERQHGAVLLTEAGQTYAKDIRAALELIQTATMRAMSNVRAGTLTLAVLPTFGSRWLMPRLPRFLKEHPGITVQFVTKISPFDFDTEDIDVAIHYGKPDWPGATSVYLMGEELIPVCAPTYREEKGLREPADLAGTMLIHISSRPDAWSDWFRAQGVQPPECEGMYFEQFAAAASAAAASLGAALIPGFLLKGELERGELVRLFDLPYRSPLGYYLVTPHGREKYGPVAAFTNWLLGETSDQGR, from the coding sequence ATGCGCCGCCCCCTGCCCAGCACCAGCATGCTCCTCGCCTTCGACATGGTGGCGCGCACCGGCAGCTTCACGGCTGCGGCGCGCGAGCTGAACCTCACCCAGGGCGCGATCTCCAAGCAGGTCATCGCCCTCGAGGAGCAGTGCGGCGTGGCCCTCTTCGAGCGCCAGCACGGCGCCGTGCTCCTGACCGAAGCCGGTCAGACCTACGCCAAGGACATCCGCGCCGCCCTGGAGCTGATCCAGACGGCGACGATGCGGGCGATGAGCAACGTGCGGGCGGGCACGCTCACGCTCGCCGTGCTGCCGACCTTCGGCTCGCGCTGGCTGATGCCGCGGCTGCCCAGGTTCCTGAAGGAGCACCCCGGCATCACCGTCCAGTTCGTGACGAAGATCTCGCCCTTCGACTTCGACACCGAGGACATCGACGTCGCCATTCACTATGGCAAGCCCGACTGGCCGGGCGCGACGAGCGTGTACCTCATGGGCGAAGAGCTGATCCCCGTCTGCGCGCCGACCTATCGCGAGGAGAAGGGCCTGCGCGAGCCTGCGGACCTGGCCGGGACCATGCTGATCCACATCTCGAGCCGGCCCGACGCCTGGTCCGATTGGTTTCGGGCGCAGGGCGTCCAGCCGCCGGAGTGCGAGGGGATGTACTTCGAGCAGTTCGCCGCGGCGGCGAGCGCGGCGGCCGCCAGTCTCGGCGCGGCCTTGATTCCCGGGTTCCTGCTGAAGGGAGAGCTCGAACGGGGAGAGCTCGTGCGCCTCTTCGACCTGCCCTATCGCAGTCCGCTCGGCTACTACCTGGTCACCCCGCACGGGCGGGAGAAGTACGGACCCGTGGCGGCATTCACGAACTGGCTCCTGGGCGAGACATCGGATCAAGGCCGCTAG
- a CDS encoding DUF72 domain-containing protein produces MSAEGGDWRDEPFQDEEEALRRLRPGGARGARLLIGTSGWSYKDWEGPFYPPGTPAADYLAHYGRVFRTVEVDATFYAAPRAAVVENWALRSPPGFVFSAKFPREFSHEAGGLERLEGARAFVERMGLLGEKRGPLVLQFPPHFEPGRLPALAGFLAALPGEARYAVEFRHPGWHSEEVLAMLRARGVAWVAGVGPLNPPQRPLTADFAYLRWIGDRGLNVFDRVRIERGEEIRRWAEWIESVRERLREVYGYFNNHYAGHGPASARELLQALGEPAPAPPAAAPSDKGKSDQGELFS; encoded by the coding sequence ATGAGCGCGGAAGGCGGCGACTGGCGGGACGAGCCGTTCCAGGACGAGGAAGAGGCCCTGCGCCGTCTGCGTCCGGGGGGTGCCCGTGGCGCGCGGCTCCTCATCGGCACCAGCGGCTGGAGTTACAAGGACTGGGAGGGGCCTTTCTACCCGCCCGGCACGCCGGCCGCGGACTACCTCGCGCACTATGGTCGGGTCTTTCGCACGGTCGAGGTCGATGCGACCTTCTATGCGGCGCCCCGAGCCGCGGTCGTCGAGAACTGGGCGCTGCGCAGCCCGCCGGGCTTCGTCTTCAGCGCCAAGTTCCCGCGCGAGTTCAGCCACGAGGCGGGCGGCCTCGAGCGCCTGGAGGGGGCGCGGGCCTTCGTCGAGCGGATGGGTCTCCTCGGCGAGAAGCGCGGGCCGCTGGTCCTGCAGTTCCCACCCCATTTCGAGCCCGGCCGGTTGCCTGCGCTGGCCGGCTTTCTGGCCGCGCTGCCTGGCGAGGCGCGCTACGCCGTCGAGTTCCGGCATCCGGGCTGGCACAGCGAGGAGGTGCTGGCCATGCTGCGCGCGCGGGGCGTGGCCTGGGTGGCAGGCGTCGGCCCGCTCAATCCGCCGCAGCGGCCGCTGACGGCGGACTTCGCCTACCTGCGCTGGATCGGAGACCGCGGCCTGAACGTCTTCGATCGCGTGCGCATCGAACGCGGCGAGGAGATCCGTCGCTGGGCCGAGTGGATCGAGTCCGTGCGCGAGCGTCTGCGCGAGGTCTACGGCTACTTCAACAACCACTACGCAGGCCACGGTCCAGCCTCGGCGCGCGAGCTGCTGCAGGCGCTCGGCGAGCCGGCGCCGGCGCCGCCGGCGGCCGCGCCGTCCGACAAGGGCAAATCGGACCAGGGCGAACTGTTTAGCTGA
- a CDS encoding sigma-70 family RNA polymerase sigma factor yields the protein MRETRESLYATLHRIVRNDEDAEDLLQDTYLRALSRLDSYRGEGCPEAWLRRIAVRLALNHLRGRRLRRMLPWPLPPAEGSASVATAADAERRPGPDAQARDAQRRRRLEGLLAGRPAKEQAAFALRHLEDRPYAEIALLIGTSEATARSLVSRTVSRLEREIRERGWSDD from the coding sequence ATGCGCGAGACCCGCGAGAGCCTCTACGCGACCCTCCACCGCATCGTGAGAAACGACGAGGACGCCGAGGACCTCCTGCAGGACACCTACCTGCGTGCCCTTTCGCGGCTCGACAGCTACCGCGGCGAGGGTTGCCCCGAGGCCTGGCTGCGGCGGATCGCCGTCCGCCTGGCCCTGAACCACCTGCGGGGGCGCAGGCTCCGGCGCATGCTGCCGTGGCCGCTGCCCCCGGCGGAGGGCAGCGCATCCGTGGCGACTGCAGCCGATGCCGAGCGGCGGCCCGGGCCCGACGCCCAGGCGCGGGATGCCCAGCGGCGGCGGCGCCTGGAGGGCCTGCTGGCGGGGCGCCCCGCCAAGGAGCAGGCGGCCTTCGCGCTGCGTCACCTGGAGGACAGACCCTACGCGGAGATCGCGCTGCTCATCGGCACCAGCGAAGCCACGGCGCGCAGCCTGGTCTCCCGTACCGTCTCCCGCCTGGAGCGGGAGATTCGCGAGCGAGGTTGGAGCGATGACTGA
- a CDS encoding glycosyltransferase family 1 protein, with the protein MSRDLVYVSPIPWRGLHQRPQHMALALAAGRRVLFVEPRTLHAPPPPPDGLDGGAPTLAFLALPVLPVNARQPLLRALARLGGQVALLRDGLARRQGLLLRGKLAALGFREPLLLFGHPELADLREILPGAPVAYDHMDDVLAFGRTPAVLRHALRALVREAALLSASSAHLAEQLRALGGREPLLVGNGVEFARFAAEPPPPAPAALAALPRPRCLYVGSVAEWFDLELLFAVARALPAASFPVIGPLRPALAPRLQGAPPNCHFLGARPYAELPAWLRHADAGLIPFRRTPLTAGVDPVKLYEYLAAGLPVLATPFSAALEAAAAAGAVCLAEGAEAFATALRALLASPPPAERGLHALAAPRSWDRQLAPLLGALDAL; encoded by the coding sequence GTGAGCCGCGATCTCGTCTACGTCTCGCCCATTCCCTGGCGCGGCCTGCACCAGCGGCCGCAGCACATGGCGCTGGCCCTGGCCGCCGGCCGGCGCGTCCTCTTCGTCGAGCCCCGCACTCTGCACGCTCCACCGCCGCCGCCCGACGGTCTCGACGGCGGCGCGCCCACGCTGGCCTTCCTCGCCCTGCCCGTGCTGCCGGTCAATGCGCGCCAGCCGCTCCTGCGCGCGCTCGCGCGGCTGGGCGGCCAGGTCGCCCTCCTGCGCGACGGCCTCGCGCGCCGCCAGGGGCTGCTCCTGCGCGGCAAGCTCGCCGCCCTGGGCTTCCGCGAGCCACTGCTGCTCTTCGGCCATCCCGAGCTGGCCGACCTGCGCGAGATCCTGCCCGGCGCGCCCGTTGCCTACGACCACATGGACGACGTGCTCGCCTTCGGGCGGACCCCGGCGGTACTGCGCCACGCGCTGCGCGCGCTCGTCCGCGAGGCGGCGCTGCTGAGCGCGTCGAGCGCTCACCTGGCCGAGCAGCTCCGCGCTCTCGGCGGGCGGGAGCCGCTGCTCGTGGGCAACGGAGTCGAGTTCGCGCGCTTCGCCGCCGAGCCGCCGCCGCCCGCGCCCGCCGCGCTGGCGGCGCTGCCGCGCCCGCGCTGCCTCTACGTGGGCAGCGTGGCCGAGTGGTTCGACCTCGAGCTGCTCTTCGCCGTGGCGCGCGCCCTGCCTGCGGCGAGCTTTCCGGTGATCGGGCCGCTGCGGCCGGCGCTCGCTCCGCGCCTGCAGGGGGCGCCGCCCAACTGCCATTTCCTCGGCGCCCGGCCCTACGCCGAGCTACCCGCCTGGCTCCGCCACGCCGACGCCGGGCTCATCCCCTTCCGGCGCACGCCGCTCACGGCCGGGGTGGATCCGGTGAAGCTCTACGAGTACTTGGCCGCCGGCCTGCCGGTCCTGGCGACGCCCTTCTCGGCCGCGCTCGAGGCCGCCGCTGCCGCCGGCGCCGTTTGCCTCGCCGAGGGCGCCGAGGCCTTCGCCACCGCGCTCCGCGCGCTGCTCGCCTCGCCGCCGCCGGCCGAGCGGGGCCTGCATGCCCTGGCCGCGCCGCGGAGCTGGGACCGCCAACTGGCGCCGCTGCTCGGCGCGCTGGACGCGCTCTAG